The Carnobacterium divergens genome includes a window with the following:
- the abc-f gene encoding ribosomal protection-like ABC-F family protein, with translation MFITVKEIGKTFGSLTLFEELSFTIPENKKIGLVGDNGSGKSSLFKLLLGIEFPSSGTIIRKKGLKIGYLEQLPVALPNQTVYQVIEQSFPTFIKMKTDLTSMECELATETDEDKMASLLLKYGKLQEEFIEIGGYELDYKIQKLATGLGIETLLKATFNQLSGGEQTKVGLIKTLLQNPDLLLLDEPTNHLDLQAIEWLEHYLKEYSGGVVIISHDRHFLDEVVEQIYELEDSEVSIFNGNYSRYKIQKQKKLELELKDYQEQQKKIKKLQDAIRRYRQWGNESGNEDMFKKAKSLEKRVQRIQQLAKPIMEKEKVKLTLEVTQRSGKKVLSFHNVSKAFGEKHLFTELDFTLLWKQRVGMVGENGTGKSSLIRLALKEIAPDKGKIKIGEGVKIGYLPQKISFPKEEATVLATFRSEIGMEEGAARQFLATFLFFGSDVFRKVGQLSGGERMRLRLAILMEQETNLLILDEPTNHLDISTREVIEDVLSNYQGTIFAISHDRYFLAKVTNETLWLDKKGLTMYPGSYQWATTKRKQQPPIGSIPLSNKKRTLSVATIEMKLEEKTIELTKLTDTLETKPENAAVRQKINEVKTAIHLLENDWFQQIDN, from the coding sequence ATGTTTATTACAGTCAAAGAAATCGGAAAAACCTTCGGAAGTTTAACCTTATTTGAAGAACTTTCCTTTACAATACCAGAAAATAAAAAAATCGGTTTAGTTGGAGACAATGGGAGTGGGAAATCAAGTTTATTTAAACTTTTACTCGGCATAGAATTCCCTAGTAGTGGAACAATCATCCGAAAAAAGGGGTTGAAAATCGGCTATTTAGAACAATTGCCTGTAGCGCTACCCAATCAAACGGTCTACCAAGTAATTGAACAAAGCTTTCCAACCTTTATCAAAATGAAAACGGACTTAACGTCAATGGAGTGTGAATTAGCAACAGAAACTGATGAAGATAAAATGGCTTCTCTGCTTTTAAAATACGGGAAATTACAAGAAGAGTTTATTGAAATTGGTGGATATGAGTTAGATTACAAAATCCAAAAACTAGCAACAGGTCTAGGAATAGAAACACTTTTAAAAGCAACCTTCAATCAATTAAGTGGAGGCGAGCAAACCAAAGTCGGTTTAATCAAAACCCTGCTACAAAATCCTGATTTATTATTATTAGATGAACCTACCAATCATTTGGATTTACAAGCAATCGAATGGTTAGAACATTATCTAAAAGAATACAGCGGTGGCGTGGTTATTATTTCTCATGACCGCCATTTCCTAGATGAAGTAGTGGAGCAAATCTACGAGCTTGAAGACAGTGAAGTGAGTATTTTTAATGGCAACTATAGTCGTTATAAAATTCAAAAACAAAAGAAGCTAGAACTAGAATTAAAAGATTACCAAGAACAACAAAAGAAAATCAAAAAACTTCAAGATGCCATTCGCCGTTACCGACAATGGGGAAATGAAAGTGGCAACGAAGACATGTTCAAAAAGGCTAAAAGCTTAGAAAAAAGGGTGCAACGAATTCAACAGCTAGCTAAGCCAATTATGGAAAAAGAAAAAGTTAAACTTACTTTAGAGGTCACACAACGAAGTGGAAAAAAAGTTTTAAGCTTTCACAATGTAAGTAAAGCTTTTGGTGAGAAACACTTATTTACAGAACTTGATTTCACCTTACTATGGAAACAGCGAGTAGGAATGGTAGGTGAAAATGGCACCGGTAAATCTTCCTTGATACGTTTAGCTTTAAAAGAAATAGCTCCTGATAAAGGAAAAATAAAAATCGGCGAAGGCGTAAAAATAGGCTACTTGCCTCAAAAAATTAGTTTTCCAAAAGAAGAAGCAACGGTATTAGCGACCTTCCGTTCAGAAATCGGCATGGAAGAAGGAGCAGCTAGACAATTTCTAGCGACGTTTTTATTCTTTGGCAGCGATGTTTTTCGTAAAGTTGGGCAATTGAGTGGCGGGGAACGAATGAGATTACGTTTAGCCATTTTAATGGAACAAGAAACGAATCTCTTGATATTAGATGAGCCAACCAATCATTTAGATATTTCTACCAGAGAAGTAATCGAAGACGTCCTGTCTAATTATCAAGGAACCATTTTTGCAATTTCCCATGACCGTTATTTTTTAGCAAAAGTAACGAATGAAACATTATGGTTAGATAAAAAGGGCCTAACGATGTACCCTGGCAGTTATCAGTGGGCAACGACTAAACGAAAACAACAACCTCCAATTGGATCAATTCCACTTTCAAACAAAAAAAGAACATTATCAGTAGCTACGATTGAAATGAAATTAGAAGAGAAAACGATTGAATTGACAAAATTGACGGACACACTAGAAACAAAACCAGAAAACGCTGCAGTACGTCAAAAAATCAATGAAGTGAAAACAGCGATTCATTTATTAGAAAATGACTGGTTCCAACAAATAGACAACTAA
- a CDS encoding methylated-DNA--[protein]-cysteine S-methyltransferase yields the protein MLVESPVGLLELKEDECGITSIHNLTIHPQDAQNAIQDEPFCLALKEELEAYFAGNLTEFTVPLSIHSGTPFQRSVWQALRTIPYGETRSYGDIAEAIENPKAVRAIGQANRNNPFPIVIPCHRVIGKNGKLVGYSGSSEIGLTTKEWLLHFEKNNHLKEASI from the coding sequence ATGTTAGTCGAAAGCCCAGTTGGTTTACTTGAATTAAAGGAAGATGAATGTGGTATTACTAGTATTCATAATTTAACGATTCACCCGCAGGATGCACAGAATGCGATTCAGGATGAACCTTTTTGTTTGGCTTTGAAAGAAGAATTAGAAGCTTATTTTGCAGGAAATTTAACTGAATTTACGGTTCCTCTTTCGATTCATTCAGGCACTCCTTTTCAACGTAGCGTTTGGCAGGCGTTAAGAACCATTCCTTATGGCGAAACAAGAAGTTATGGGGATATTGCTGAAGCCATTGAAAATCCAAAGGCGGTCCGGGCTATTGGGCAAGCGAATCGCAATAATCCTTTTCCGATTGTGATTCCTTGTCATCGGGTAATTGGCAAAAATGGCAAGCTGGTTGGGTACAGTGGCTCTTCGGAAATCGGCTTAACGACGAAAGAATGGTTGTTGCATTTTGAAAAAAATAATCATCTAAAAGAAGCTTCAATCTGA
- a CDS encoding bifunctional metallophosphatase/5'-nucleotidase: MERIHIYHTNDLHSHFENWPRIQEFLLEQREYNRQKNEEVLIFDIGDALDRVHPLTEATDGKANIAALNQIHYDGATIGNNEGVGNSKKQLNQLYSEANFPVLLANLIDKETNLKPEWAELFKIYQTKSGHRIGVFGLTAPFPTSYEPNGWHVIEPDDCIPELLEILIPMVDSIFLLSHLGIEEDRKIANMYPMINLIMGSHTHHLLPTGEKNRETFVTAAGKFGQHIGHITLELAAGKIQHEEAEVIATCSLPPTANEAKLISDYEEQGHSQLKEQQIAYLPNAFPISWKGSSPLVKLGLKAIKDYAQTEVAIVNAGLFMEPLQKGIVSKNDLHQILPHPMRVLTCTLDGENLERLILEMEKNRNYLRYFPIKGLGFRGKLFGEICYDGISYDNESQTVYWQGAKLEPQKEYTLATVDHFLYVPFFPTIEIKGSNQVLFPFFIRDVLGQYLKRNYPIA; this comes from the coding sequence ATGGAACGCATTCATATTTACCATACAAACGATCTCCACTCACATTTTGAAAATTGGCCACGAATTCAGGAATTTTTACTAGAGCAACGTGAGTATAATCGTCAAAAAAATGAAGAAGTATTAATTTTTGATATCGGCGACGCCTTAGACCGAGTTCATCCTTTAACAGAAGCCACTGATGGCAAAGCAAATATCGCAGCCTTAAATCAAATTCATTATGACGGTGCGACAATTGGCAATAACGAAGGCGTAGGAAATTCAAAAAAACAATTGAATCAGCTCTATAGCGAAGCCAATTTTCCTGTTTTGCTGGCTAACTTAATCGATAAAGAAACAAATTTAAAACCAGAATGGGCAGAGTTATTTAAAATTTATCAAACAAAATCAGGACATCGAATCGGCGTCTTTGGTTTAACGGCTCCCTTTCCAACTAGCTATGAACCTAATGGCTGGCATGTGATTGAGCCCGATGATTGTATCCCCGAACTACTAGAAATTCTAATTCCAATGGTAGATAGTATTTTCTTATTATCCCATTTAGGAATTGAAGAAGATCGTAAAATTGCAAACATGTATCCAATGATTAATCTGATTATGGGTTCCCATACCCACCATCTATTGCCAACTGGTGAGAAAAATCGAGAAACTTTTGTGACAGCAGCCGGCAAATTTGGTCAACATATTGGACACATTACCTTGGAACTAGCTGCTGGTAAAATCCAACATGAAGAAGCCGAAGTCATTGCTACTTGTTCACTTCCTCCAACAGCGAATGAAGCAAAACTGATTTCAGACTACGAAGAGCAAGGCCATAGTCAGTTAAAAGAACAACAAATTGCCTATTTACCAAATGCCTTCCCCATAAGTTGGAAAGGTTCATCTCCATTAGTCAAGCTAGGATTAAAAGCCATTAAAGATTATGCACAAACAGAAGTTGCGATTGTCAATGCGGGTCTTTTTATGGAACCTTTACAAAAAGGGATCGTTTCTAAAAACGACTTGCATCAAATTCTGCCACACCCAATGCGTGTTCTAACGTGTACATTAGATGGTGAAAATCTGGAACGTTTGATTTTAGAAATGGAAAAAAACCGTAACTATTTGCGTTATTTTCCTATCAAAGGATTAGGATTTCGTGGGAAATTATTTGGTGAAATTTGTTACGATGGCATTTCCTATGACAATGAAAGCCAGACCGTTTATTGGCAAGGAGCGAAATTAGAACCTCAAAAAGAGTACACACTCGCAACTGTCGATCATTTTTTATATGTTCCTTTTTTTCCAACGATTGAAATCAAAGGAAGCAATCAAGTTCTGTTTCCATTTTTTATTCGCGATGTTTTAGGACAATATTTAAAGAGAAACTATCCAATTGCTTAA